Genomic DNA from Paenibacillus borealis:
ATGATGCACATGGAAGACATCCCGCTCGCCGCGCTTAGCGGCAATGCGCCGCATCTCCAGAATCGCCTCCTCGGCGTCGGTGCGGCTGTTCGTGAAGATCAAGGCCTTCTTCACATGCGTATGGTCATAGATGAAGCCGTAATAAGCCTGGCGTGCCCGCTCCAGGTGTTCGGCTTCCTCCTCATTCCGCGCATCCGGGAAAGAAAAGTGCTCCACGCTCAGGCGCAGCTTGCGCCCGCCTTGCGGCGCGCTGACCTCCACGCTCGCGCGCGTGCCTGCCGCCAGCCACTCCGTGACGGAAGCATAGTCGCTCAGCGTCGCGGAGAGGCCGATCCGCCGCGGATGACAGCCGGCCATCCGCGAGATCCGGGCCAGCTGGCTCAGCACCTGAATGCCGCGGTCCGCGCCCATGAAGGCATGCACTTCATCGATCACGATGAAGCGCAGATCATGGAATAGCGCCGGGATGGCATTCGGGCGGTTCATCAGCAGGCCTTCCAGCGATTCCGGTGTAATCTGCAGCACCCCGGAAGGGTTCTGCATGAGCTTCGTCTTATCTGCCTGCGGCACATCGCCATGCCAGTGCCAGACCGGAATATTGCCTTCGCGGAGCAGATCATTTAACCGTGTGAACTGATCGTTGATCAGCGCCTTCAGCGGAGCGATATACAGGATACCTACGGATGCTGAGGGACGCTCATACAGTTCGGTAAGCGCAGGGAAGAACGCTGCCTCTGTCTTGCCCGAAGCGGTCCCGGAAGCAATAAGCAGATGATGCGGCGTGTCAAACAGCACCCGGCAGGCATCCACCTGGGCCTCACGCAGCGTATCCCAGCGGTTCTTATAGATGAATTCTTTGATGAACGGAGCCAGCCGGTAGAACGGGTTATCGCTCATAGGTCAAACTCCGCCAGGAAGCCGTCCAGTTCATTCTGCCCGGCCTCGGCAGGCCGCGGAGTCCGCTCCCCAACCAGCTTCTCGAACGACATATCCGGATGCTGGTTCAGCGTATGCAGCAGATCCATGAAATCGCGTACGACCTCACGCGCGGTAAGCAGCTCATCTGCACCCAGCCGGTTCACAGCCTCTTCCATGAAATGCACCAGCTGCTCCTGCGTCAGTCTGGCTTCATACCCGTAGTGCAGCGCGTGAATATCCCGCAGCTTCTGCAGCAGGATCAGAATTTCTTCGTGGGAGAGCATATCCAGCGCAATGATCGGTCCGGTGAAGTTGTTCAGGCCGGCACCGGCATACCGCCCGGCGACCAGCCTGGAACGCAGCGCCTCATAACTGAACAAACCGCGGCGGTGGTCTTCAACAAATTGCGGTGTGCCGCCGACGAAGATACCCAGCCGTTCTGCCTTGCCCTGCATCGTGTCGTTGAACATGGTCAGCAGCTTCTCGTAATTGCTCTGGCGGGAGATACTGTTCGTTATCTTGTAGAGATTGACTCCCTCGTCGATGAACAGCAGCAACCCCTTATAACCGATGGCTCCGGTGAATTCCGCCCACAGCTTCATATAGTCATACCAGTTGTCGTCGTCGATAATGACGCCGACACCCAGCGCCTTGCGCGCTTCCGTACGAGTCGAGAACTCGCCTCGCAGCCAGCGCAGCGAATCCTGCTTCAGTGCGTCATCGGCCAGCTTATGCCCGTTCCAGTAAGAGGCCAGCACCTTCGCGAAGTCGAAGCCATGCACCAGCCCGCGCATCTCCGAGGCTACCGCATAGATCCGCTGTTCCACTTCTTCGCCAAGCTCCGGCGAATCAGGCCCGCAGCCCTTCTCCTGCATCACTGCCTGCTGAAGCGTCATAATCCACTTCTGCAGTATAATCTCAAGCGCGCCTCCATCGGGGCGCGTACGGGTCGACAGGTGGCTCATCAGCTCACGATAGGTGGCCAGCCCCTGCCCCTTCGTACCGACGAGCCGCCGCTCCGGCGACAGGTCGGCATCCGCGACCACAAAGTCGCGGTCCATTGCATAATTACGGATGATCTGCAGCAGGAAGCTTTTGCCGCTGCCGAATTTACCCGTAATTAACTTAAAGGCGGCTCCGCCCTCGGCGATATTATCCATATCGCGGAGAATGGCTTCTACCTCCGGCCGGCGGCCGACGGCAATATGTTCAAGACCGATACGCGGCACGACTCCCGCTGTCAGCGAGTTGACTAGAGCGGTGGTCATCCGCTTCGGTATTTTAAGTGGGTTCATTCCTAATTTCACCTCTTTAAATAATGCAGCATGGAGATACTTTCTTCGGTCAGCTCTTCGCCATCGATGATGAGGTCCCCCAAACTGTCCATGGCAAGTTCATTAATCTCATCAAACAGCAGCTCTGCCATTGTTCCTCCGCCCGCTGCAAGCCGGTGCACCTTCGCCAGGCCGTCATCATCGGCCAGCGCAAGGACTACATCCCGCTGCAACGGACTCAGCTCAGAAGCGAAGAGCGTCCAGCTGTTCGCTTCGCTATCTATGATTGGCAGCAGGGAATTGGCTTGTCCCTGCACAGCAGGCTCTTCAACGATAGCCTTCTGCTTCTCTTGATCATTCTCCCCAGCCGCAGGCTCCTCAGTCCGGGCGTACACGTCAGCCACGGCACTTCCCGGCTCAGCTTCATCCGCGTCCTGATTCGCCG
This window encodes:
- a CDS encoding ATP-binding protein, with amino-acid sequence MNPLKIPKRMTTALVNSLTAGVVPRIGLEHIAVGRRPEVEAILRDMDNIAEGGAAFKLITGKFGSGKSFLLQIIRNYAMDRDFVVADADLSPERRLVGTKGQGLATYRELMSHLSTRTRPDGGALEIILQKWIMTLQQAVMQEKGCGPDSPELGEEVEQRIYAVASEMRGLVHGFDFAKVLASYWNGHKLADDALKQDSLRWLRGEFSTRTEARKALGVGVIIDDDNWYDYMKLWAEFTGAIGYKGLLLFIDEGVNLYKITNSISRQSNYEKLLTMFNDTMQGKAERLGIFVGGTPQFVEDHRRGLFSYEALRSRLVAGRYAGAGLNNFTGPIIALDMLSHEEILILLQKLRDIHALHYGYEARLTQEQLVHFMEEAVNRLGADELLTAREVVRDFMDLLHTLNQHPDMSFEKLVGERTPRPAEAGQNELDGFLAEFDL